GGAGAAGGTCAGAGCCACCACCTCGGACTCCTACATCAAGAACCTAGAGGTGAGTTCACGCCTCCACTGCGTGTTTCACCATGGCCCTGCTGGCTGCTCGTAGTTATCTGGAAAGTGTTAAGGGTTTGGCAATCTTAAACAAATAACCTTATGGTCACAAAGTAAACAGATCGATTAAAGTGAGCGTTCTGTAACCTTTGAGTTAAACATGTTGAATACAATTGTATTCTATGTTTCAATCCACATCTGTGTTTATTTCACTGTAGTTAAACATATCTCACTTGAATTCCGCAGGGCAAAGTTTACTGTCCATTATCATTATATTGCTTTGTATGACAGGATAAATTACTTCGCCACAGCAGGTGAACCAATATACACTGCCAGAATAATAAAACCTCCTGCAAATTTTAACATTATTCAATCCAGAATTCCTATAAGAAATCCTACCTTTTGTAACTCTTGcttaattgtttttaatactGTGTCAGGCGGTGTTTATTTAACTTTCTGGATGTTTCtaaatgaatattttaatgtttttggttTATTCCCTAGCTCAcagagagttggatgagaagatcgGTGCCACTGTCTCCAGTAAATATAGGCTAAAACCAGCAGCAgcctagcttagcttagcataaagactggaagcaggggaaaaCGGCTAGCCTGGATCTGTCCAGAGCTAATCAaatctaccagcacctctaaagcgcactaattaacatgttacatATTGTTTACAAAATGGGGTACTTCTTTAAATAAGGAAATGCTTTTTAAGGCTGTTGTAGCACTCAGTTGTATTTAATAGGGCGTTTCTGATATTTTGCTCCTCCATATATGTCAATAAGGTATACGAAATAGAAACCTCTTTCAATAAAATGGTGGtttaatacaacaacaacacaagtaCATCCTCAGAACATACCACAGAGTtggtgcaacacacacacacacaagtcattttctactaaaactaaatatttaggTAGTAGTATTTGTTGCAGGGCTGTTTTTCTTGTCACTCACTCAGTTAGGCACGTCTACAGTTGTTTTAGAGGTCCTTATCCTCCTCATAGTCTCTCTGTGTGCTGTTTCTGTCCCCATGCTGATTTGATTTGCATGTTGCTGTACAGAAACAACTGAAAGGGACTTTGGAGAGCCATCGCCAGAAGAAGGAGGACTTCATCAACGATGTTCgcagagacaaagacaaaatggaTACCATAAAGGTACACTCAATGGGAACTCGTAGGATGACAGCACTTAGCAGATAAGAATGCACATGTGTCTCCCTAATGGCTGCAATATTTTGCTGTGCGTATTTAGTGGTGTTTGCTGATGGTAAGTGACCGTTTGTGCTTTGATATGTAAAACATAATGGTCTTATGCTTCGGTGCATTAAAACCTTCTAACCTTTGACTTAACTGTGTTCCAACCATACATCGGAAATCCGTTCTCTTATACAGTCATATTCTTATATGACAATGATTCTGCCATTTTTACTTCCGCATTACGACCCGGTGCATCAAACCACACACTTCTACTTTTGCTTTAAGTTGCTTAAACTATGGGCAAGAGTGCAATACACCAACAGGCAGAAGGATGACAAAAACCcttataatgtgtgtgtatagacaGATGATAAGAGATTGAGTTTAGTCATGCGTGCTGAAATGACGAACAGGAAATCCTTCCCTGCTTAAACAGCCTGTAGTTGTTTAACTTATACATCTTTGATGCTAAGCGTATCTTCATTAACCccttgtttgtctctctctagAGATGTGTACTTTTGCAGAAGTTATACATGGCTAACTTTAATGTGGTAATACAAAGGCAACGTCTACAATATTACGTTTTCaattttaaaattgtgttttaaaatgaaaacgttCTCGtacacaccagcgttttagcacTAATTTGAAATGATCTCTGTCCGTGCTGACACACCTGAAAACGCATATCACATGGCCATTCATGTACATTGGGCATgcaaacaggaagcagattgtgtACTCCGCAGTTGGTTGCTTATTTTCAGAAAATACTTTGAACAGAGAATAGCAAAGGCGAAAAGTGAGACCGGAGATTTCTTAGCTTGGATCAACAACAAGTTGGAACTGTTACTAAAAGTAACACATGAGTATAAGGTGGTCAGCTCTGAGGGAAGAATAGATTGGAAGTAGTAAAGCAAATACAGCTACATATTAGAGTGGTACCGGGAGCATTATCTATCACCAGAGGAAGCTTTGGTAATGGAAAAGGAGTACccacacacaacaaaaggaTGAAATCACAAAAGTTATGTAGACCTAGCTTTAATGTTTGGcttgatattattttatttatttatttttaataaaaaaacaaaacaacagctgCTAGCATAGACACCAAGGTCAGACAGCACTTATAATTTATTATCTGTGTTGAATTAACTGGCAGTGGTGCAGGCTGATGCCATTTGTTGTCTTCAAACAAAGGGTCACATGATAGGCGCGTGATGAAGACGTCATGAACACGTCATGAACACCGCATGATTGATATGAcccaaacaggaagtgaacatGGGTGTCTACATCAGCCTTTTCAAAAATCTCTgtctaaaaactaaactaaaacagtGTCAGGAGTGTTTGCAAAAGTTTCtgttaaagggttaaaaaaacTGCCAGAGTAGGTTGTATGTTAGGCGTTAATGTTGCAAAAGTTGTGCGTTTTTAAGTAGAAACGTATTAGTGTGGATGTAGTCGAAAGCAAGATGCTACATATCCTCTGCCTGTCATTTTTCCATGTCACAGAAAGTCGTGGCAGATATGCAGGCTCGCGTCAAAGGCGAATTCAGAGTTCTACATCAGATCCTGCACGAGGAGGAGGCCTGCGTGCTGGAGCAGCTGatgagagagcaggaggaagagctGGAGAAAGTCCAGCGCCACCTGGAGGCCACTGAGGTGGCTGTGAGGGAGCTTGAGGAAAATACGAGAGCACTACGGCAGGCTAGTGCTGCCGCTGAGAACGGCGTACTGGCTGAGGTGAGGTATCAGCTTAGACAGAAAGTTTTAAATGAGTATCAAAAGTTTGTCTGAAATGTTTGATGCCTCAAGCTGTAAATATGTTGATCAGCTTTAAATACAACCCTGACTGGCATCTAATTTGAGTTGTGGATTTTCAGTTCGAAACAACAGTCGTTAATGTGATTTTGCTTTCATTTCCTTCCCTCCAGCTCCCACAGCTAAGGtaagttttcatttcagtgttatGACTGATTGAGTgcttttggcatttttgcaGCTGTCATGTGCTTATTTGATCTCTGCCTCCATTTAGTGTTGTTTATGTGGAgaataaatgactaaatgtataTTTGATTCATTTTGACAGACCGTGTGTGCAGGTGGATATTGCCCCGGAGTTTGACATAAACGCTTTCAGCAACAAATACATGGCCCCGTTACAGTACATCACATGGAGAAGGATGTTCAAATCTTTGAAGCCAGGTAATTTCCCCTCTGATGTGCTGCATTAGAGTATTATAGTATCATATAAAAATGTTGGAGTGGCAACAGAATGACAGTAATGATGCCATTGTTCCACTGATACGATAGATTTTCAGTTAAAAATGTGACAATGTTGAATTTCATCAGAGAAAATATTATCACTGCTGTCATTTAATGAATTGTTTCACCCCAAAGGTCCTTCCCCATTAACGTTTGATGTTGACACAGCGCACCCAAGCATCCAGGTCTCCCGTGACAAAACCGTGGCAGTTGAGTGTGACGTCATGATCCCACATACGGACCACAACAAGCGTTTCCTCCAGTGTGTCAACATTCTGGCCGCCCAGGGCTTCCAGACAGGCCGACACTACTGGGAGGTAGAAGTGGGCTCCAAACCCAAGTGGGACCTGGGCGTGGCCTCTGAGGCCGTAGGCCGGCGCACTCGGATCAAGCTGAGCCCCGAAAGCGGCTACTGGACGCTGCGGCTGCGTAATGGGAACGAGTACTCCGCCGGCACGCAGCCCTGGACCAGGCTGCACCTCGGTTCTTCCCCTCAGAGGTTCGGGGTGTTCTTGGACTGTGAGGAGAGGAGGGTGTCCTTCTACAACGCCGATGATATGAGTCTGCTCTACTCGTTCACCAACGGGCCGAGGGGCAAGGTATTCCCCTTCTTCAGCCCGTGCATTAGTGACAGCAGTCAGAAACCTCAGCCTATTAAACTCCTCCACTACCCACCTGTCGCTCTGTGTGGCTAACATGGGTGCAACCAATAAAAGCTTTTCAGTATTTAAGAGCTTATTGAATAATAACTGTTATTACTCAGCTGTTATATTCCCCACaattttgttgttattaattTTACAGGAACAGTCAACAGAATACACAAATGTTCAACCATTTTGGGTCAAATATAGTGAGGTTTCGATgcatcaaatacattttaaggcGTACTGGTGCTTCACTGTTCAACCAAATATCTTAAAGAGATGGAGATAGTTGACCTTTCAAATGATAATAGGAATAATTACCTCTCATCAAGTCAGACTATCTTTAGCCTTGCTTGCACAGTTTACTGtgaggttttatatttgattaaatggatcttcatgttttatttgtctgAAATGACACTAttgcctttttttattttagatgcATTTTCTGATGATTAACACCCACATGTAACTTCACAGCATGTTAGGAGCTCTTTAGCTGATTTCTAGCTGCTCCTACTGATTTATCATTATTTGTACATTAATTTATATACATGTGTCTTAATTTGACATATATGTGATACATTGCACACTCATTGTTAATTTTGTGGGAAATTACTAAAATGTAGTTCTGTGGGATTCAGTCTATGTAGCCTATTTTACATTGTT
This portion of the Micropterus dolomieu isolate WLL.071019.BEF.003 ecotype Adirondacks linkage group LG19, ASM2129224v1, whole genome shotgun sequence genome encodes:
- the trim105 gene encoding tripartite motif containing 105; the encoded protein is MAAAAAAAAASTKGSLREDLTCAICCDLFREPVMLACMHHFCKPCISRYWRGTQGPVSCPQCRKEFNTKQFQTNYLVAAMVEKVRATTSDSYIKNLEKQLKGTLESHRQKKEDFINDVRRDKDKMDTIKKVVADMQARVKGEFRVLHQILHEEEACVLEQLMREQEEELEKVQRHLEATEVAVRELEENTRALRQASAAAENGVLAELPQLRPCVQVDIAPEFDINAFSNKYMAPLQYITWRRMFKSLKPGPSPLTFDVDTAHPSIQVSRDKTVAVECDVMIPHTDHNKRFLQCVNILAAQGFQTGRHYWEVEVGSKPKWDLGVASEAVGRRTRIKLSPESGYWTLRLRNGNEYSAGTQPWTRLHLGSSPQRFGVFLDCEERRVSFYNADDMSLLYSFTNGPRGKVFPFFSPCISDSSQKPQPIKLLHYPPVALCG